A single region of the Variovorax terrae genome encodes:
- a CDS encoding JAB domain-containing protein yields SADYALTRDLKSALALVEVRVLDHVITSDLGALSMAERGVV; encoded by the coding sequence CAGTGCGGACTATGCGCTCACGCGCGATCTGAAGTCAGCGCTGGCGCTGGTGGAGGTGCGGGTGCTCGATCACGTGATCACCAGTGATCTGGGGGCGCTTTCTATGGCGGAGCGGGGGGTGGT